In one window of Maribacter sp. BPC-D8 DNA:
- a CDS encoding copper homeostasis protein CutC, whose product MIVEVCANSLESALVAERAGADRIELCSELAVGGLTPSYGLLKAVKAQVNIPVHVLIRPRSGDFTYTIDELNIMLSDIELCVELGFDGIVSGALLNDFSLDVAQTQKLKTAAGNLKFTFHRAFDWIKNPSEALCQLEAMQVDYILSSGQQKSAPLGIDFLSELKRKTKSIQIMPGSGVNAGNVASFKNKGFSAVHLSGTAMMQTLAKKPIISMNSESFLSNDHIAVTQLENIKAVVAKVK is encoded by the coding sequence ATGATAGTAGAAGTTTGTGCTAATTCTTTAGAATCTGCCTTAGTTGCCGAACGTGCTGGTGCAGACCGTATTGAGCTATGTTCAGAATTGGCAGTTGGCGGGTTAACACCTTCTTACGGATTGTTGAAGGCTGTGAAAGCACAAGTGAATATTCCGGTTCATGTGTTGATTAGACCACGTAGCGGAGATTTTACCTATACGATTGATGAATTAAATATCATGCTTTCTGATATTGAATTATGTGTTGAATTAGGTTTTGACGGAATTGTATCTGGAGCTCTTTTGAATGATTTTTCTTTGGATGTTGCGCAGACGCAAAAACTGAAGACTGCGGCTGGTAATTTAAAATTCACCTTTCATAGAGCGTTTGATTGGATCAAGAATCCGTCGGAAGCATTATGCCAACTTGAGGCAATGCAAGTAGATTATATATTATCATCTGGTCAACAGAAATCTGCTCCTCTAGGTATTGATTTTTTATCCGAATTAAAAAGGAAAACCAAGTCTATTCAAATTATGCCCGGTTCAGGTGTTAATGCCGGTAATGTTGCTAGTTTTAAAAATAAAGGATTTAGTGCGGTTCATCTATCTGGTACAGCTATGATGCAAACCTTGGCTAAAAAACCTATTATCTCTATGAATTCAGAGAGTTTTTTAAGTAATGATCATATTGCAGTTACGCAATTAGAAAATATTAAAGCGGTAGTTGCCAAGGTTAAATAA
- a CDS encoding isoaspartyl peptidase/L-asparaginase family protein → MKRRKFLRNSTTAAAGIVSAPLLASFKDKTTDIVSSKAGIIPIAICTWDFGNATAKAWEVLEKGGNALDAVHQGVMVEENDLNNSTVGNGGRPDRDGNVTLDACIMDKDGNCGAVLAMQNIANPISVARKVMEETPHVMLAGKGAEQFAYEQGFEKTDLLTEESKQAWEEWKKTSQYKPIINIENHDTIGMLAIDADGDIAGACTTSGMAYKMAGRVGDSPIIGAGLFVDNEIGGATATGVGEEVVRTVGSFLIVELMRQGKSPQEACEEGVKRIIAKNKDKQDFQIGFIAINKKGETGGYCIHPGFTYRTYTKEGHVNNPSESYLKS, encoded by the coding sequence ATGAAAAGAAGAAAGTTTCTAAGAAATTCTACTACCGCGGCTGCAGGAATAGTATCGGCACCGTTATTAGCTTCATTTAAAGACAAAACTACAGATATAGTAAGCAGCAAAGCTGGAATTATACCGATAGCAATTTGCACATGGGATTTTGGAAATGCAACTGCTAAAGCATGGGAAGTTTTAGAAAAAGGTGGCAATGCGCTAGATGCAGTTCACCAAGGTGTAATGGTCGAAGAAAATGACTTAAACAATAGCACTGTAGGTAATGGCGGTAGACCAGACAGAGATGGCAATGTTACTTTAGACGCTTGTATTATGGACAAAGATGGTAATTGTGGTGCTGTACTTGCTATGCAAAATATAGCTAACCCTATTTCGGTTGCTAGAAAAGTGATGGAAGAGACTCCACATGTAATGCTTGCCGGCAAAGGTGCCGAACAGTTTGCCTACGAACAAGGTTTTGAAAAAACTGATTTGCTTACCGAAGAATCGAAACAAGCTTGGGAAGAGTGGAAAAAAACATCGCAGTACAAACCCATCATCAATATTGAAAATCACGATACTATTGGTATGTTAGCAATTGATGCCGATGGTGATATTGCAGGCGCATGTACTACTAGCGGAATGGCATATAAAATGGCAGGTAGAGTTGGTGACTCCCCCATTATTGGAGCTGGACTATTCGTGGACAATGAAATTGGTGGCGCTACTGCAACAGGTGTCGGTGAAGAAGTGGTCAGAACTGTTGGTAGTTTCTTAATCGTAGAATTAATGCGACAAGGCAAATCGCCGCAAGAAGCATGCGAAGAAGGTGTAAAACGCATCATCGCTAAAAATAAGGATAAGCAAGATTTTCAAATCGGATTTATCGCAATTAATAAAAAAGGTGAAACAGGCGGTTATTGCATTCACCCAGGGTTTACATATAGAACTTATACTAAAGAAGGTCATGTAAACAATCCTTCAGAAAGTTATTTAAAAAGTTAA
- the polA gene encoding DNA polymerase I: MADQKRLFLLDAYALIFRGYYALIKNPRINSQGMDTSAIMGFMNSLFDVIRREKPDHLAVCFDKGGSAERTELFPEYKANRSETPDAIRIAVPYIQDILKAMHIPVVVKEGWEADDIIGTLAKQAEKEEYKVFMVTPDKDFGQLVSENIFMYRPARMGNGIEIWGIPEIQKRFGVERPEQVIDYLGMMGDASDNIPGLPGVGDKTAKKFIADFDSMEGLLANTDKLKGKMKEKVEANKELGLLSKKLATICLDVDVTFNAGDYEMSEPNAEGVQKIFEELEFRRLKDQFIKLFSTEVEEVATETTSKPAAKKEIQDAGSGQFSLFGSPADSGATVKDFSSRKTIADVAHSYQSVAPGMAMKLFLKSLMQQTSVCFDTETTGLDPLTAELVGIAFSWEATKGYYIPFTDNKEEVQALLEELRPFFEAEAIEKIGQNLKYDIKVLDKYNIDVKGPLFDTMLAHYLINPDMRHNMDVLAETYLNYTPVSITELIGKKGKNQLSMRDVPLEKQTEYAVEDADITYQLAQHFRPELKEANTETLFQEIEIPLLRVLADMELEGINLDKEFLNSLSEDLNNDIANLEKKIYEVAGEEFNIGSPKQLGEILFDKLKLVAKPKKTKTGQYSTAEDVLSYLAKDHEIIQNVLDYRGLAKLKSTYVDALPEQVEPSTGRVHTDYMQTVAATGRLSSNNPNLQNIPIRTERGRQVRKAFVPRDENYTLLAADYSQIELRIIAALSEETTMIEAFKNGEDIHASTASKVFNVPLEEVTREQRSNAKTVNFGIIYGVSAFGLSNQTDLSRKEAKELIDTYYKTYPKLRNYMSEQVDFARDNGYVSTVLGRRRYLKDINGSNAIVRGAAERNAVNAPIQGSAADIIKIAMINIHNKLEKGNYKSKMLLQVHDELVFDIYKPELEELQSLIKSEMENAYKIAVPLDVEVGLGENWLVAH; the protein is encoded by the coding sequence ATGGCAGATCAAAAAAGACTCTTTTTGCTAGATGCATACGCACTAATTTTTCGTGGTTACTACGCACTTATAAAAAACCCTAGAATAAATTCTCAAGGCATGGATACCTCAGCAATTATGGGATTCATGAATTCTTTATTCGATGTTATTCGTCGTGAAAAACCTGATCATTTAGCGGTTTGTTTTGATAAAGGAGGAAGTGCTGAACGTACAGAATTGTTCCCCGAGTATAAAGCCAACAGATCAGAAACTCCCGATGCCATCCGTATTGCCGTACCTTATATACAAGACATATTAAAGGCAATGCATATACCTGTAGTCGTAAAAGAAGGATGGGAAGCAGATGACATTATAGGTACTTTGGCAAAACAAGCCGAGAAAGAAGAATACAAGGTTTTTATGGTTACGCCAGATAAGGATTTTGGACAATTGGTTTCTGAAAATATCTTCATGTACCGCCCAGCAAGAATGGGTAATGGTATTGAAATTTGGGGTATTCCAGAAATTCAAAAGCGTTTCGGCGTTGAAAGACCAGAACAGGTTATTGATTACTTGGGAATGATGGGTGATGCTAGCGATAACATCCCTGGATTGCCAGGCGTTGGCGACAAAACAGCAAAGAAGTTTATTGCCGATTTCGATTCTATGGAAGGTCTTTTGGCTAATACAGACAAGCTTAAGGGCAAAATGAAAGAAAAGGTAGAAGCTAATAAAGAATTAGGACTTCTATCTAAAAAATTAGCGACTATTTGCTTAGATGTCGATGTCACTTTTAACGCTGGTGATTATGAAATGTCTGAACCAAATGCCGAAGGAGTTCAGAAAATTTTCGAAGAGCTTGAGTTTAGAAGATTAAAAGATCAGTTTATAAAATTATTTTCTACGGAAGTTGAAGAAGTTGCTACAGAGACTACTAGTAAACCAGCAGCCAAAAAAGAAATACAGGATGCTGGATCAGGGCAGTTTTCATTATTCGGAAGTCCCGCAGATTCTGGCGCAACCGTAAAAGATTTCTCAAGCAGAAAGACGATTGCAGATGTCGCACACTCCTACCAAAGCGTTGCCCCAGGTATGGCGATGAAATTATTCTTAAAAAGCTTAATGCAGCAAACCTCAGTTTGTTTTGATACCGAAACTACAGGTTTAGATCCTTTGACAGCAGAATTAGTTGGTATTGCTTTCTCTTGGGAAGCTACAAAAGGATATTACATTCCCTTCACTGATAATAAAGAAGAAGTACAAGCACTTTTAGAAGAGCTACGCCCTTTCTTTGAAGCTGAAGCAATCGAAAAAATAGGTCAAAACCTTAAGTACGATATTAAGGTATTGGATAAGTACAATATTGATGTAAAAGGACCTTTGTTTGACACCATGTTGGCACACTATCTCATTAATCCAGATATGCGTCATAATATGGATGTATTGGCAGAGACGTATTTAAACTACACTCCGGTTTCTATCACAGAACTTATTGGTAAAAAAGGAAAGAATCAATTGAGCATGCGCGATGTTCCGTTAGAAAAACAAACGGAATATGCTGTTGAAGATGCAGACATTACCTATCAACTTGCACAACATTTTAGACCAGAATTAAAAGAAGCCAACACAGAGACATTATTTCAAGAAATTGAAATTCCGTTATTACGTGTATTGGCAGACATGGAACTGGAGGGCATCAACTTAGATAAAGAATTCTTGAATTCACTTTCAGAAGATTTAAACAATGATATCGCCAATCTAGAAAAGAAAATATACGAAGTTGCCGGTGAGGAATTTAACATTGGTTCACCAAAGCAATTAGGCGAAATACTTTTTGATAAATTAAAATTAGTAGCCAAACCTAAAAAGACAAAAACAGGTCAATATTCCACTGCAGAAGATGTGTTATCGTATTTGGCAAAAGACCATGAAATCATTCAGAATGTATTAGACTATAGAGGTCTTGCTAAATTAAAAAGCACTTACGTAGATGCGCTACCAGAACAGGTAGAACCATCTACAGGAAGAGTACATACAGATTATATGCAAACTGTAGCCGCAACAGGTCGATTAAGTAGTAACAATCCGAATTTACAGAACATACCTATTAGAACAGAACGCGGTAGACAAGTAAGAAAAGCATTCGTACCAAGAGATGAGAATTATACTTTATTAGCAGCAGATTACTCACAAATAGAGCTGCGTATTATTGCTGCTTTAAGTGAAGAGACTACAATGATAGAAGCTTTTAAAAATGGAGAGGATATTCACGCATCTACGGCATCAAAAGTATTTAATGTTCCGCTTGAAGAAGTAACTAGAGAACAACGTAGTAATGCCAAGACGGTAAACTTTGGTATTATATATGGTGTCTCTGCCTTTGGTTTAAGTAACCAAACCGACTTATCAAGAAAAGAAGCGAAAGAATTAATAGACACCTACTACAAGACCTATCCAAAGCTACGGAATTACATGAGCGAGCAAGTTGATTTTGCTCGTGACAATGGCTATGTATCTACCGTTTTAGGTAGAAGAAGATATCTAAAAGACATCAACGGAAGTAACGCCATTGTTCGTGGTGCTGCAGAGCGAAATGCCGTAAACGCACCTATACAAGGTAGTGCTGCAGATATCATTAAAATTGCCATGATCAATATTCATAACAAACTAGAAAAAGGTAATTACAAGTCTAAAATGCTTTTGCAAGTACATGATGAATTGGTATTCGATATCTACAAACCAGAATTAGAAGAATTACAATCACTCATTAAATCTGAAATGGAAAATGCATATAAAATTGCAGTTCCTTTAGATGTTGAGGTTGGCTTGGGTGAGAATTGGTTGGTTGCACATTAA
- a CDS encoding T9SS type A sorting domain-containing protein, which produces MIKNYTRLLLAVFFLSSITGFSQTNYLQNASFESWSGNPESPDSWSIANENGISKSTDTTEGNFSLDLDLNNTLVNQTILSTWNTSDIALTPNANHTFTFDYKISTEAGNNLSAYLDIVKDEGSYTIQYIHEFIPLVSDGAWHTYTFDFNTEIEEDYAFELMFRANTSPASSIIVDNLQVLGENTATNTDRDALVALYNATGGDNWTTPWDLNADISTWAGVLLNSENRVISLILDSDNLIGEIPSEIGNLSELYYLRITRNNITGSIPAEIGNLNKLKSLFLFQNELEGNLPSSLGNLSDLENLNLGSNNLQGTIPIELGNLNSIQKIDIGYNQLTGSIPSALSNLTTLIELNFFNNQLTGNIPPELGNLLNLQKLILGSNAITGGIPVEIGNLTELTDLNLLSTELEQTIPSEIGNLSKLRYLRITGSHFTGNIPPEIGNLTQLIEIRLSHCNLSGSIPEEIGNLTNLEQLDISYNNLTGSIPSTIGNLSALTTMRLKENNLTGDLPVEIGNLITLEEIYLDHNEISGSLPSSIGNLNSIKDIWLNYNNFSGVIPTEIGNLAQLERLLIDNNELTGTIPNEISNLLKLTSLGLSYNDITGEIPDGIGALPLLGGFGCDNCNLSGNVPVFSSSDSPNVFLRNNNFVFNNLVNTVENSNNVSFNLSPQENLENVEELNIELGAPINLIIPSASHPNNQYQWRKNGINLTNETNATLTVNSSTVTDIGTYDCVIINSSIPTLKLYRNLVTININGVDGEADDDNDGVKNSNDSCPNTSPGFYVDESGCAASQIDDDNDGIDNTIDICPNTPNGDSVNGFGCSENQLSDNDDDNDGVPNNLDVCENTPIGAVTGATGCSYQDILVPKPDDFTAKATSTSCPDTANGMLTVEFKVNQTHILVITGPNNFSANYTQQNGSTLMVTDLEPGSYNIIANSEIGRLAGAPNVEFSLNIETPEEFISGKTVIDHTAKKASIVVSGSKNYEVLVNDKVYTFEVDNIDNQELSFPLDKGANVISIETDKICQGVFIDNVVISNAILTPNPVADMLRVEGLDIMNNVQVILSNISGVTSLQESRQINNGTLEMNISNLSPGIYMLTIADGDKEINLKFVKK; this is translated from the coding sequence ATGATTAAAAACTACACTAGGCTGCTATTGGCTGTTTTCTTTTTGTCTTCAATTACAGGGTTTTCACAAACTAATTACTTACAAAATGCCAGCTTTGAAAGTTGGTCAGGAAATCCAGAATCACCCGATAGTTGGAGTATTGCTAACGAAAACGGTATTTCTAAAAGTACTGATACCACAGAAGGTAACTTTTCCTTAGACTTGGACCTAAACAACACTTTAGTAAATCAAACCATACTTAGCACATGGAACACTAGCGATATAGCTTTGACACCAAACGCTAACCATACATTTACTTTTGATTACAAGATTAGTACAGAAGCCGGAAACAATCTAAGTGCTTATTTAGATATTGTTAAAGACGAAGGAAGTTATACTATACAATACATTCATGAATTTATTCCTCTAGTAAGTGACGGTGCTTGGCATACATATACTTTTGACTTTAATACTGAGATCGAAGAAGATTATGCTTTTGAATTAATGTTTAGAGCCAATACTAGTCCTGCAAGCTCAATAATAGTTGACAATCTACAAGTTTTGGGTGAAAACACAGCAACCAACACTGACAGAGATGCCTTAGTTGCACTTTATAACGCCACAGGTGGTGATAATTGGACAACACCCTGGGATTTAAATGCGGATATCAGCACTTGGGCAGGTGTATTGTTAAACTCAGAAAATAGGGTTATATCATTAATTTTAGACTCTGATAATTTAATAGGAGAAATACCAAGCGAAATAGGGAACCTTTCTGAATTATATTATCTTAGAATTACTAGAAATAATATAACTGGAAGTATACCAGCCGAAATTGGCAACCTTAATAAATTAAAAAGCCTTTTTTTATTTCAAAACGAACTAGAAGGCAATCTACCTAGTTCATTAGGGAATCTATCAGATTTAGAAAATTTGAACCTTGGCTCCAATAACCTTCAAGGTACAATACCAATAGAACTTGGCAATTTAAACTCTATTCAAAAAATTGATATTGGATATAATCAATTGACCGGATCTATTCCTTCAGCCTTAAGTAATTTAACCACATTAATAGAATTAAACTTTTTCAACAACCAATTAACAGGTAATATTCCTCCTGAACTAGGCAACTTGCTAAATCTTCAGAAATTAATTCTAGGAAGTAATGCTATAACTGGAGGAATTCCGGTAGAAATTGGAAACCTTACCGAACTAACGGATTTAAACTTACTTTCTACTGAACTAGAACAAACAATACCTTCAGAAATTGGAAACCTATCAAAGCTTCGCTACTTAAGGATAACCGGCTCTCATTTTACAGGAAATATACCGCCAGAAATTGGGAATCTAACCCAATTAATAGAAATTCGGCTTAGCCATTGCAATTTATCTGGTTCAATACCCGAAGAGATTGGTAACCTCACAAATCTTGAGCAACTAGATATAAGTTACAATAATCTAACAGGAAGCATTCCATCGACCATAGGTAATCTTTCAGCATTAACAACTATGAGACTTAAAGAAAACAACCTAACAGGAGACTTACCTGTAGAAATTGGCAATCTTATTACATTAGAAGAAATCTATTTAGATCATAATGAAATAAGCGGTAGTCTCCCTTCGAGCATTGGCAACCTAAACTCTATTAAAGACATTTGGCTAAATTATAACAATTTTTCAGGTGTAATACCAACAGAAATTGGAAATCTTGCACAGTTAGAGAGATTATTGATTGACAACAACGAACTTACAGGCACAATACCAAATGAAATCAGCAACTTACTTAAGTTAACATCTTTAGGACTTTCATATAATGATATTACTGGTGAAATTCCTGACGGAATTGGAGCATTACCACTATTAGGGGGGTTTGGATGCGACAATTGTAATCTATCGGGCAACGTGCCAGTATTTAGCTCGAGCGACTCCCCTAATGTTTTCCTTAGGAATAATAATTTTGTTTTTAATAATTTAGTTAATACGGTTGAAAATTCAAATAACGTTTCATTTAATTTGAGTCCACAGGAAAATTTAGAGAATGTGGAAGAATTAAATATTGAACTTGGTGCACCAATAAACTTAATCATTCCCTCTGCATCACATCCAAATAATCAATATCAATGGCGCAAAAATGGCATTAATCTAACAAATGAAACAAATGCGACATTGACTGTAAATTCATCTACAGTGACTGATATTGGCACTTATGACTGTGTAATAATTAATTCTAGCATTCCAACCTTAAAATTATACAGAAATTTGGTTACCATTAATATTAATGGCGTCGATGGTGAAGCCGATGATGACAACGATGGTGTTAAAAACTCTAATGATTCCTGCCCAAATACCAGCCCAGGCTTTTATGTTGACGAAAGTGGATGTGCCGCAAGTCAAATAGATGACGACAACGACGGTATTGATAATACAATTGATATTTGCCCTAACACCCCTAATGGTGATAGTGTAAATGGATTTGGTTGTTCTGAAAATCAATTATCCGATAACGATGATGATAATGACGGCGTACCTAATAACCTTGATGTTTGTGAGAATACACCAATTGGCGCAGTAACTGGTGCTACTGGTTGTAGCTATCAAGACATTTTAGTACCAAAACCAGATGATTTTACTGCAAAAGCTACGAGCACTTCTTGCCCTGACACCGCAAACGGGATGCTTACTGTTGAGTTTAAAGTTAATCAAACACATATATTAGTGATAACAGGTCCGAATAATTTTTCTGCTAATTATACGCAACAAAACGGAAGTACACTTATGGTTACTGATCTGGAACCGGGTTCATATAACATTATTGCTAATTCAGAAATCGGTCGATTAGCTGGCGCACCCAATGTTGAATTCAGTTTGAATATTGAAACTCCCGAAGAATTTATTTCTGGTAAAACCGTTATAGACCACACCGCTAAAAAAGCAAGTATTGTAGTTTCTGGCAGTAAAAATTACGAGGTTTTGGTAAATGACAAAGTATACACCTTTGAAGTTGACAATATTGATAATCAGGAATTATCATTTCCGCTAGATAAAGGAGCTAATGTTATTTCTATAGAAACCGATAAAATTTGCCAAGGTGTTTTTATTGACAATGTGGTTATCAGTAATGCTATTTTAACTCCAAACCCGGTGGCTGATATGTTACGAGTTGAAGGCTTAGACATAATGAATAATGTTCAAGTTATCTTATCAAACATAAGCGGAGTCACATCACTACAAGAAAGCCGACAAATAAATAACGGCACATTAGAAATGAATATTTCTAACCTTTCTCCTGGCATCTATATGTTAACAATTGCAGATGGAGATAAAGAAATCAATTTAAAATTTGTAAAAAAATGA
- a CDS encoding T9SS type A sorting domain-containing protein, with product MKRIFLILLFIIFSATQLCAQDAESTIKVFPNPATNVINVLGLKNDSNAAISIRDSYGTQIIYHQWDIKRNSLNIPVFNLEKGLYMITIQSEHQNVKAKFIKQ from the coding sequence ATGAAACGCATTTTTCTCATATTACTTTTCATCATCTTTAGTGCAACACAGTTGTGCGCACAAGATGCGGAAAGTACCATAAAAGTGTTTCCTAACCCGGCAACGAATGTTATTAATGTCTTAGGACTCAAAAATGATTCGAATGCGGCTATAAGCATCAGAGATAGCTACGGAACCCAAATTATCTATCACCAATGGGATATTAAAAGAAACTCGCTTAACATACCCGTTTTCAATCTTGAGAAAGGTTTATACATGATTACGATACAATCAGAGCATCAAAATGTAAAAGCTAAATTTATCAAGCAATAA
- a CDS encoding DUF5916 domain-containing protein yields MGKCLFNSILFLLLSATVVAQNDSVKVQREYNTVQLSLGNEITIDGELSDKAWENIIWDDDFTVFEPNNGKEASQRTKFKIAYDAKFLYVGIRCYDSIPDKIEKRLARRDNFSGDWIEINIDSYNDKRTAFSFNVSAAGVKGDEFISRNGDFWDASWNPIWYTASNIDEEGWTAEMKIPFSQLKFGVAEEQVWGLQIHRRYFRGEERSIWQPISLEAPGWVSEFGRLNGLKNIEPQKQLEIQPFLVNQFDSYPSEAGNPFRDGKDYILNAGLDAKIGLTNDLTLDLTVNPDFGQVDADPGAIALDGFQIFFEERRPFFIENKNIFDYEFADGNDNVFYSRRIGRSPQGYADITDNEFVDQPTNSTILGAAKFSGKTKNGWSLGLLESVTGKMYADIQDVAGNKRSELVEPLTNYIVGRVQKDFNERNSYLGGIFTATNRNLPDHLEFLRSGAYTGGLDFKHNWKNRNYYVEGNIVGSHVTGSEEAIARTQNSITHLFQRVDAGHVSVDESRTSLTGTGGKLEVGKAGGGNWRYDGGVIWRSPELELNDIGFLRQADEIKQTASVSRLFIKPTNFYRKANIELSQNSTYDFEGNYNRIQYQFEGFINYKNNWWTEVGAAHKPRIFSNTVLRGGPRWRWSDENFAYLFFGSDSRKKLSFTLGYVNSQAAENNFSLARYVFRLYYQPFDAFNLSISSEFEENPNKTQYVTETSFNGDARYITGNIDQKTFSTSIRFNYSINPNLSIQYYGEPFISRGTYTDFNYVNNPIAEKLNERVTLFSDNQISQSTSTDNYLIDEDFDGTTDYQIENPDFSYVQFRSNLVLRWEYVPGSEIFLVWSQGVVGAGNPSETLGRNFDQQILGQKKDNTFLLKATYRFIL; encoded by the coding sequence ATGGGTAAATGCTTATTCAATAGTATCCTATTTCTTTTACTATCAGCGACAGTAGTGGCTCAAAACGATTCTGTAAAGGTACAAAGGGAATATAATACTGTGCAACTTTCATTAGGTAATGAAATTACTATTGATGGCGAATTGTCTGATAAAGCATGGGAAAATATTATATGGGATGATGATTTTACTGTTTTTGAGCCAAATAATGGTAAAGAAGCAAGTCAGCGAACAAAATTTAAAATCGCATACGATGCTAAATTTCTTTACGTAGGTATTCGTTGTTATGATAGTATACCTGATAAAATAGAAAAACGACTTGCTCGAAGAGATAATTTTTCTGGAGATTGGATAGAGATTAATATTGATAGTTATAATGATAAAAGAACCGCTTTTTCATTTAATGTTTCGGCAGCAGGGGTAAAGGGTGATGAATTTATTTCTCGAAATGGTGATTTTTGGGATGCCAGCTGGAACCCAATTTGGTATACCGCTTCAAATATTGATGAAGAAGGATGGACCGCAGAAATGAAAATTCCGTTTAGTCAATTGAAGTTTGGTGTTGCTGAAGAACAGGTTTGGGGACTTCAAATTCACAGAAGATATTTTAGAGGAGAAGAACGCTCTATTTGGCAGCCAATTTCTTTAGAAGCACCTGGTTGGGTAAGTGAATTTGGTAGGTTGAACGGTTTAAAAAATATTGAACCGCAAAAACAATTAGAGATTCAACCGTTTTTAGTGAATCAGTTTGATAGCTATCCATCTGAAGCCGGCAACCCTTTTAGAGATGGTAAAGATTATATTCTCAATGCAGGTTTAGATGCTAAAATCGGGCTGACGAATGACTTGACGCTAGATTTAACGGTCAACCCAGATTTCGGACAAGTAGATGCTGATCCAGGTGCAATTGCATTAGACGGATTTCAAATATTTTTCGAAGAACGAAGACCTTTTTTTATTGAAAACAAAAATATATTCGACTATGAGTTTGCTGATGGTAACGACAATGTTTTTTATAGTAGAAGAATAGGTAGAAGTCCGCAAGGGTATGCAGATATTACAGATAATGAATTTGTTGATCAACCTACCAATTCTACAATACTTGGCGCGGCAAAATTTTCTGGTAAGACAAAAAACGGATGGTCTTTGGGCTTGTTAGAAAGTGTTACTGGTAAAATGTACGCAGACATCCAAGATGTTGCTGGTAATAAAAGATCAGAACTAGTAGAGCCTTTAACCAACTATATTGTGGGTAGAGTGCAAAAAGATTTCAATGAAAGAAATTCTTATTTAGGCGGCATATTTACTGCAACTAATAGAAATTTACCTGATCATCTTGAGTTTTTAAGAAGTGGCGCATATACTGGTGGTTTAGATTTTAAACATAATTGGAAGAATAGAAATTATTATGTTGAAGGTAATATAGTAGGTAGTCACGTTACGGGTAGCGAAGAAGCAATAGCACGAACACAAAATAGTATTACTCATTTATTTCAAAGAGTAGATGCGGGTCATGTTTCTGTTGATGAAAGTAGAACATCACTTACGGGTACAGGCGGAAAGTTAGAAGTAGGTAAAGCAGGCGGTGGAAATTGGAGGTATGATGGCGGAGTCATTTGGCGCTCACCCGAATTGGAACTGAACGATATCGGATTTTTAAGACAGGCAGATGAAATAAAACAAACGGCTTCAGTAAGTAGATTGTTTATAAAACCTACTAATTTTTATAGAAAAGCCAATATAGAGTTAAGTCAGAATTCTACTTATGATTTTGAGGGTAATTACAATAGAATTCAATATCAATTTGAAGGCTTTATAAATTATAAAAACAATTGGTGGACAGAAGTTGGTGCAGCCCATAAACCACGTATATTTTCTAATACCGTACTTCGTGGCGGACCACGTTGGCGCTGGTCTGACGAGAATTTTGCATATCTATTCTTCGGTTCTGATAGTAGAAAGAAATTGAGTTTTACCCTAGGTTATGTAAATAGCCAGGCAGCCGAAAATAACTTCTCGTTAGCACGTTATGTTTTTAGGTTGTACTATCAACCTTTCGATGCTTTCAACCTGTCTATTTCTTCTGAATTTGAAGAGAATCCGAATAAAACGCAGTACGTTACCGAAACCAGTTTTAATGGCGATGCGAGATATATTACCGGCAATATTGATCAAAAAACCTTTAGTACTTCTATTCGTTTTAATTATAGTATAAACCCGAATTTATCTATTCAGTATTATGGTGAGCCATTTATTTCTAGAGGTACATATACCGATTTTAATTATGTGAACAACCCTATTGCAGAAAAGCTGAATGAGCGGGTAACCTTATTTTCAGACAATCAAATTTCGCAATCTACTAGTACTGATAATTATTTAATAGATGAAGATTTTGACGGAACTACAGATTATCAGATTGAGAATCCAGATTTTTCATATGTTCAGTTTAGATCAAATTTGGTGCTTAGATGGGAATATGTGCCTGGTTCAGAAATCTTTTTGGTATGGTCGCAAGGCGTTGTGGGGGCAGGGAACCCAAGTGAAACATTAGGTAGAAATTTTGATCAACAAATTTTAGGTCAGAAGAAAGATAATACGTTTTTGCTGAAAGCAACCTATCGGTTTATACTGTAA